Below is a window of Methylosinus sp. PW1 DNA.
GATCGATCCGGGCGTGACGCTCGGCGTCGGCAATTTCACATAGGACGAAGGCGCGCCGCTCATCGATGGGCCGCCGAGCGCCGTGAGCTTCACATCATCGAGGGCGCCGCCGAATTTCTCCGTCGTCGTCCCGATCGAGGAGAAGGTCAGCCAATAGAAGCCCGGCTTGGTGACGAGCACATTGGCGGTCCGCGTCTGCCAGGAGGTGGCGTAGGCGCAAAGGTCGATGAGCGGATTGACCTGCGCGGAATTGTAGCTGGTGAGGCTGACGCCATCGGGCGCGACGGTCGGCGTCGTCGTCGTCGTTCCGTCGGGATTTGTGTAAGAGGTCGTCGAGGAGAGCGCGCCGCCGACGACGGGCGTGCTCGCGAGCTGCCCATGCGACATGAAGACGCCGACATAGCTGCTGCTCGCATCCACCGCCGTTGCGGCAATGCTAGCGTTGATGCGCGAGGTCACATTCGACACCGATCCCGACGGCAGGCTCCAGCTGCTGGTTTGCGGCATGGACAGGCAATAAGGATCGGCGAGCGGCGTGGGGAGCGACGGCAGCTTCGCGTCAGAGATGTAATAGTACGAAACCTTGTAATAGCCCGGATCGAGCAGGAAGCCGCGGCTGATGAGCCTGTGCGCCGTCGTCCCGGTCCCGCCCAGTTCCACCGACTGCGCGCCGACAATGGCCGATTTCATCACATAATCGAGCTGATTGATCGGCGCCGCGCCCCAGCCGCTCGCGGTCTGATTGGGCCAGCCGCTGGAGGAGCCGCTCGTGCCCGTGCTGGTCGTCATATTGCCGGACGTGTTGATATAGGCGCCGGCGCCGCTCGTCGAATAGCTGTAGGTCGGGCTGTCGAACTTGTCCTCGAACAAGACCGTCGACGCCGTCCACGGAAAATTATCCGTCACCGAGCCGGAGCAAGTGCCGGTGCATAGGCGAACGTCCGCGATGGCGCCGCCATAGGAGTCGCCGGCGCCGTCGGCGGCGAAGCTCAGCCAATAATTGCCGGGCGTGTTGACATAGATGCGCACGCTGCGCTCGACCCAATCGAAATTGCCCGAGTAGACGCAGACGTCGATGAGATTGGAGCCGCCGAGATTTTGCGCGCCGTCTATGGTCTGATGCAGCGGCGGCGTTCCGCTCGTGTTGGCGTCGAGATAGACGTTGATCTGATTGGTGCGCAGCTTGCCGGTCGAGGTCGTCGTCGTCGAATTGCTGATGTACGTCGAGTTGGCGCTGGTCGCAAAGGAGACGTCGCTCGCTGTCGATCCGCAGATATAGGTCGGATCATAATTGGGATATTTCACGCGCGAGTTGTAGAAATAGCGCAGCTCGTAATTGCCGCCAGCGAGATATTGCATCGTCGATATGGACGAATTGCCGCCTGTGCCCGATCCATTGTCACAATCGAGCTCGGCCGTGTTGAACGCGCCGGCGGGCACGGCGTTGGAATAGACCTTGGAGTCGACCTCGAGGCAATGGCCGAGGATCACCCATTTGACGCCGGTCGAGCCCGTGTAGCCCACCGTCGAGGACGACACATTCGTCGGCGTGGAGACGGTATATCCCCAAGTGCCGATCGCGACCTTGGTTCCGGGCGCCGCATAGAGATAGCCGCAGGCGCTGCTGCCGGTGCAGCCGGTCACGCCGAATGTCTCGGTGAGCACGGTCGCCGAGGCGGTGCTGGACGGCGGCTGATCGATAGTGGCGATGGTGTCGAAGCAATGCGAGGTCGCCGAGATTTTGAACTGCGTGGCGTTCAGAAATTTCGAGAAGGCCGTCTTCACATTGGTCGACAGCGTCACATCGGCCGCGCCGCTCCCCGAATAGGAGAAGGGCGCCGTATTGGTGAGCGCGACGCCGAGCCTCTGCGCGCCGATGGCGTTGCCGATATAGGCGTTCACCTTGCTGCTATAGGCGGTGACGTTGGTCCCGCTCACCAGAGCGACGACGCTCGGCCGCGTGGCGAATTGACAGGCCATCAGCGCCGTCTCGGAGAGCTTCTGCCGCGCTTGATAGAGACGCATGAGATCGACGCCGCCGACGACGCCGGTCAGAATCGCGAAGCCCATGAGACCGAACAAGATCGCCACCTGGCCGGCGTCGTTTCGGAAAAACGCGCGCGCCGATGCGCCCCGTCGTCTCTTCGTCGTCATACGCACCCTCTACGCAGCAATACGCATCTACGTAGAGAAGGCGGCCGAAACCTTGAGGAAGGCTGAATCGGCCCCCTCGAGTTGGGGTGCTTCTTACGAAAAAGCCTAAGCTTTTTATGAACGCCGCGCGACGACGATCTGCGTGTCGCCATAGCGGCGGCGCTCTTCCTCGACGATTCCCTCGGGCAGAGAGAGAGGGGCGTCCGCCGCCTCCTCGATGACGATCAGCGCGCGCTCGGCGAGCCAGCCGCCTTCGACGAGCGAGCGCAGCGCGCGCGTGGCGAGATCGCGCCCATAGGGCGGATCGAGAAAAGCGAGCGTGAACAATTCGCCCGGCGGCGCGAGGCCGAGCTTGGTCGCGTCACGCCGAAAGACGCGCGTCACGCCGCCCGCGCCCAGCGCCTCGACATTGGCGCGCAGCAGCGCGCGCGCCTCCGCGCCATCGTCGATGAAGAGGATCTTCCCGGCGCCGCGCGACAAGGCCTCGAGGCCGAGCGCGCCCGTGCCGGCGAAGAGATCGACGACGCGCGCGCCCGGAACCGGATCGTCATAGGCATGGGCGAGAATGTCGAAGACGGATTCGCGCAGGCGATCCGACGTCGGACGGATCGCCTGCGATTGCGGCGTCTTCAGCACGCGGCCGCGAAAGCTGCCCGCGACGATGCGCATAGGCTAGCGCGGCTTGCGCGGCGCGCCGCTGGGCTTGCGCGGCCCTTTGCCGCCCGGTCCGCCTCTGCCCGGAGCCCCTCTGCCCGGCCCCGCTCTGCCCGGCCCTTTGCCGGCCCCGCTCCGCGGGGGACCGCGACGCTCGCCGTCCCCGTCACGACGCGGCGGGCGAGCCTCGCCTTCCTTGCGCGGTGCACGCTCGCGACGCGGCGCCTCGCCAGAGTCGAAACGCTTGCCGGCGCCCTTGCCCGCGAAGCTCTTGCGCTCGCCGAAGCTCTTGCCGGCTCCGAAGCTCTTGCCGGCTCCGAAGCTCTTGGCCGCGCCAGCGTTCTTGCGCTCGCCACGATCGAAACGCTCCGTCCGCTCGCTGCTGCGCGGCCGCTGCTCCGCCCCCTCGCGACGGGGCGGACGACCCTCGCCCTCACGACGCGGCGCGCGCTCACGGCGCGGCCCATCCCCAGCGCTGAAACTCGCCCCACGACGCTCGCCACGATCGAAACGCTCCGTCCGCTCGCCCCGCGGACGCTGCTCCGCGCCCTCGCGACGCGGCGGACGACCCTCGCCCTCACGACGCGGCGCGCGTTCACGGCGCGGCCCATCGCCGGCGCTGAAGCCCGAACCACGACGTTCGCCACGATCGAAACGTTCTGTCCGCTCGCCCGAGGATGCACGGGCGGCCGCTCCTTCGCGACGCGGCGGACGACCCTCGCCCTCACGACGCGGCGCGCGCTCGCGGCGCGGCCCGTCGCCGGCGCCGAAACTCGACCCACGACGTTCGCCGCGATCGAAACGCTCCGTCCGCTCGCCCGAGGATGCACGGGCGGCCGCCCCCTCGCGACGCGGCGGACGACCTTCGCCCTCACGACGCGGCGCGCGCTCGCGGCGCGGCCCATCACCGGCGCTAAAGCCCGAACCACGGCGTTCGCCACGATCGAAACGTTCTGTCCGCTCGCCCGAGGATGCACGGGCGGCCGTCCCCTCACGACGCGGCGGACGACCTTCGCCCTCGCGACGCGGCGCGCGCTCGCGGCGCGGCCCTTCGCCGGCGCCGAAGCTCGACCCGCGACGCTCGCCGCGATCGAAACGCTCGGTCCGTTCGCCGGCGCGCGGCCGCGCAGCGGCGCCATCGCGACGCGGCGGGCGTCCCTCGCCCTCGCGCCGAGGGGCGCGCTCGCTCCGCTCGAATCGCTCCTTGCGCTCGCCGGAAACGCGCGCGGGCCTCTCCTCCCCCTCGGTCCGCTCGGCGCGGAAACGGCGGGCGTTGCGCGTCGTCGCCGGCTCCTCGGCGCGGCGCACGGGCACGATCTTCTCGACCGACACGGCCCGGCCCTTGCGGTCGCTGGTGGCGGCGCGCTCTATGCGGGCGCGCGGGCCTTTGCCGCGCGTTTCCTCACGTTCGGCGCGCAGGGTCGTGACATGCTTGCGCGTGCGCGTCTTGGCGCGCTGACGCGCCTCCTCGGCGGCGACATGCGGCGGCTCGTCCGAGTCGCGGCGGGACGACGAAAAATCGACGCCGGCCAGCTCGGCCAAGCCCTTGCCGAGCTGCTCGCGCAAGGTCTTCAGCCGCACCTCCTCGACGACGCCCTCCTCCAGCTCGCCGAGCTGAAACGGGCCGAAGGAGATGCGAATCAGCCGATTGACGTCGAGCCCCAAATGCTCGAGCACGCGCTTGATCTCGCGATTCTTGCCCTCACGCAGCGCCATGCTGATCCAGACATTGGCGCCCTGGACGCGATCGAGCTTGGCGTCGATCGGCGCGTAATCGACATCGTCGACGGTGACGCCCTTCTTCAACTCATCGAGTTGCGCCTGGTCGATCTCGCCATGGGCGCGCACGCGGTAACGCCGCGTCCACCCCGTCGCCGGAAGCTCGAGCGTGCGCGCGAGGCCGCCGTCATTGGTCAGCAGCAGCAGGCCTTCGGTATTGATGTCGAGCCGCCCGACGCTCACCAAGCGCGGCAGATCGGGAAAGCGCTCCTCGAGGAAGCCGAAGACGGTCTCGCGCCCTTCCGGGTCCTTGGCGCTGGTGACGAGGCCGGCCGGCTTGTGGAACAAAAACAAGCGCGTCGGCTCGCGCTCGGCGAGCGGCTGGCCGTCCACCTCTATGCGGTCGCCCTCCTGCACATTGAAGGCGGGGCTGTCCAGCACGCGGCCGTTGACGGAAACGCGCCCTTCCGCGACCCAAATCTCGGCGTCGCGGCGCGAGCAAGCGCCCGCGCGCGCCATGACCTTGGCGATGCGCTCGCCCTCGAAGGCGCTGGCGGCGGCGTCGGGCTCGGCCGCGGGCGGTTTTTTGGCCGGGGCGCGGCGACGCGGCGGCTGGTCGCCGCCGTCCTTACGGCGGGCGGGTCTTTCTGGCTTTTTGTCGGTCATCACGCCCTGATAGCAGGTCGCGGGGCCAAAGAGAAAGGCGCGACGGCCGCTTTTTCACTCGTCATTCGCCATGAATCCGAGTTATGGCCTCGAATCCACGTAGGGAGTCGCCCGCCGCCCCGCGAAAGGCGGCCGCGGTCCCCTATTTCGGCGCATAGAGACAACAGACGTCTGGAGGCGGTATGGCTCATCTGATCGTGCATGGCGGACGTCCGCTCAGCGGCAGGATCATCCCTTCCGCGAATAAGAACGCCGTGCTGCCCATTCTCTGCGCCACGCTGCTGACCAGAGAGCCGCTGCGCATCCATGGCGTGCCGGAGATCACGGACGTCAAGAAAATCCTCGAATTGTTTCGCACGCTCGGCAGCGACGTGCGGATGGATTTTGCGACCGGCCTGCTCGAGCTGCGCCATGAGGACACGCGCTTCGACCCGTCCATTCATCGCCTGCCGGCGGAGATGCGCTCCTCCATCATGCTGGCGCCGCCGCTGCTGGCGCGCTTCGGCGTCGCCCGCATAGAGGACGATGTGAAGGGCTGCACGCTCGGCGCGCGCGAGATCGACCCGCATATAGAAGTGCTGAAATCTTTCGGCGCGACGATCGAGCGCAGCGACGATTCGCTCGTCATCCGCTCCGACGGCCCGCTGCGCGCGACGCGGCATTGGCTCGACTACGCCTCCGTCACCACCACGGAGAATTTCGTGCTGTGCGCGTCGCTGGCGAGCGGCCAGTCCAAGCTCAACAACGCCGCCTCCGAGCCGCATGTGCAGGAATTCTGCGCCTTCATGGAGACGCTCGGCGCGCGCATCTCCGGCATCGGCACCTCGCAGCTCACCATAGACGGGGTCGATTCGCTCTCCGGCGGCGAGTTCCACCTCACGGAAGACTTCCACGAGGTCGCGACCTTTCTGGCGTTGGGCGCGATCACCGGCGGTGGCGTCGAGGTGAAGAATTCCGCGCCCGATCAGTTTCCGCTGATCGACCGCACCTTCGCGAAATTCGGCGTGCATGTCGTCCATGAAGACGGCTGGTCCAAGACCAAGGCCAATGGCCCGCTGAAAGTGGCCGAGCCCTTCACCCGCAATGTGCTGCAGAAGGTGGAGGCGGCGCCCTGGCCCTATCTGCCGGTCGATCTTTTGCCCATCTTCATCGCGCTCGGCGTCAAGGCCGAGGGCAGCGTGATGTTCTGGAACAAGGTCTATGACGGCGCGCTGGGCTGGACCGGCGAGCTCTCCAAATTCGGCGCGCATGTGTTTCTGTCGGACCCGCATCGGCTCATCGCCTTCGGCGGCAAGCCGCTGGTCCCGGCGCAGGTGGAGAGCCCCTATATCATCCGCGTCGCCATCGCTCTGCTGATGCTGGCGGCGAGCATAGAAGGGCGCTCGATGATCCATAACGCGACGCCGATCAAGCGCGCGCATCCGCGCTTCGTCGAGAATTTGCGCATGCTCGGCGCGGAGGTGGAATGGACCGGCGGAGATTGAGGGGAGAAAGCTTCCTGCGCGCCCCCTCCCCGGCCCTCCCCCGCTTCGCGGGAGAGGGAGAAGATTGCGCGCTTCATCGAGATGATGCGAAACGCCCGCCGCTCCCCTCTCCCGCAGAGCGCACGGCTGTCCGGGGAAACTCAGGCATAGATCATCTCGATCTGGCAGTCGGACTTCCACCGGCTCGGCACGCGATATTTGGGCGGCGGCTCGTCGATCGATGCGACGGGCCGGCGCGCGAACAGGAAGCGGCCAGCCAGCTCGGCGAAGCGCAGCGGCGGCAGAGTGACGCCGTGGCTGTGCGCGGCGATGCGCAGCAGCAGGAAGGCGATCATCGCCGCCAGCAGCTGAAGCTTGATGGCGTTCTCGTTCTTGCCCAAGAACTTGCGGATCGAGAGATGCTGCTTCAGCCAGCGGAACAGCAGCTCGATCGCCCAGCGCGCCTTGTAGAGCGCGGCGATCTCCACCGCATCGCGGGTCATGTCGTTGGTGATCACCTCGATGATCGGCGATTTCGTCCGGCTCGCCGCGTCGCGCTCGATGCGGATGCGGCGCAGGCGCATCCGCAGCTTGGAATCGCCCTTGCTGGCCAGCGCGACCTCGCTGTCCGCGAGCACGGTGAAGCCGTCGCCGCGGGTCTTATCGAGCGGCCGTTCGGCGACGACCTTCAAGCGCGTGTTGGTCTTTGGCCGCGTGACGAAGAGCGCCCCGGCGTCGTGAATGCCCTTCCACCATTTGAAATCATAATAGCCCTTGTCGAAGACATAGGTGGCGCCCGCCTCGATCGGCGTCTTCTTGCCGATGGTGACATCATTGACATTGGCGAGCGTCACCTCGACGCGATAGGGACGGTCGGCCCCGCGATCATAGGCGACATGCATTTTGAGCCCGTGGATGCGGCCGTTGGAGCGGGCGAACGCATGGAACTTGCTCAAAGGGATGGGGGTCGAGTCGATGAGGCGGAGCATCTCGGCTCCCTCGCGCCGCGTCTTGCGGTCGAGCGTCGCGGCGAGCAGAGCGAAGAGATCGGCGAAGACGGCGACGGGCCGGCGGGCGCTGGCTTCGGCGAGCGTCGAGCGCGCGAAACGCCCGACGCCCAGGTGATAATGCCCATTGGCCTCGGCGTTGAAGGCGGCGACGAGGGCGCGCAGGCTGACGACCGCGCCCAGCTGCGCGAAGATCAGCGCCACCAGATGGCTCCAGCTCCTGAAGGATTTGTCGTAGGCGTCGCCGCCGTGACGATCCACGATCTTCTGGAAGCTGCGACGATCGATCGGTTTGAGAAGCTCGACGAAGACGCTATTCTCGAGGCGCATGTCCGGCTCTTTCTTTCTGAGTCTCGACAACCAGAAAGTACCCCGAAACTCTCGGGAAAGCCGGGCATGCGCCCGCGACCTATCGACTCATTCCCCGGACAGCCGTGCGCAGAGCGGGGGAGGGTGAGGGAGGGGGCGCACGGCCATGCGCGATGACCGACCCCCTCACCGCCGCCTTCGACGCCGCCCGCGAAGCCTTCGCCGCCAATGAGGTCCCCGTCGGCGCCGCCATAGCGCGCAATGGCGAGATCATCGCCGTCGCGGGCAATCGCACCTTGCGCGACAAGGACCCCACAGCTCATGCGGAGATGCTCGCCATTCGCGCCGCCTGCGCGACGCTCGGGAGCGAGCGGCTCGCCGATTGCGATCTCTATGTCACGCTCGAGCCCTGCGCCATGTGCGCGGCGGCGATCTCCTTCGCGCGCATTCGCCGGCTCTATTATTCGGCGGAAGACTTGAAGGGCGGCGGCGTCGATCATGGCGCGCGCTTCTTCTCGCTGAAGACCTGCCATCATGTCCCTGAGGTCTATGGCGGCTTGCGCGAGAGCGAGGCGGCCGAATTGCTGCGCGCCTTTTTTCAGGCGCGGCGCTGAAGCGAAAGCCGCGCGGCGGCGCTCTGCAATCCTTCGATCACCTGCGCGCGGCAGGCGTCGCCCGCCTCGAAGATGCGCTTGGCCTTGAAGAGATCGAGCGCGAGATATTGATTGACCGCGGGCGAGATCAGAATGTCGGGCGGGCTCTCCTCGA
It encodes the following:
- a CDS encoding IS4 family transposase, with protein sequence MRLENSVFVELLKPIDRRSFQKIVDRHGGDAYDKSFRSWSHLVALIFAQLGAVVSLRALVAAFNAEANGHYHLGVGRFARSTLAEASARRPVAVFADLFALLAATLDRKTRREGAEMLRLIDSTPIPLSKFHAFARSNGRIHGLKMHVAYDRGADRPYRVEVTLANVNDVTIGKKTPIEAGATYVFDKGYYDFKWWKGIHDAGALFVTRPKTNTRLKVVAERPLDKTRGDGFTVLADSEVALASKGDSKLRMRLRRIRIERDAASRTKSPIIEVITNDMTRDAVEIAALYKARWAIELLFRWLKQHLSIRKFLGKNENAIKLQLLAAMIAFLLLRIAAHSHGVTLPPLRFAELAGRFLFARRPVASIDEPPPKYRVPSRWKSDCQIEMIYA
- a CDS encoding pseudouridine synthase; this encodes MTDKKPERPARRKDGGDQPPRRRAPAKKPPAAEPDAAASAFEGERIAKVMARAGACSRRDAEIWVAEGRVSVNGRVLDSPAFNVQEGDRIEVDGQPLAEREPTRLFLFHKPAGLVTSAKDPEGRETVFGFLEERFPDLPRLVSVGRLDINTEGLLLLTNDGGLARTLELPATGWTRRYRVRAHGEIDQAQLDELKKGVTVDDVDYAPIDAKLDRVQGANVWISMALREGKNREIKRVLEHLGLDVNRLIRISFGPFQLGELEEGVVEEVRLKTLREQLGKGLAELAGVDFSSSRRDSDEPPHVAAEEARQRAKTRTRKHVTTLRAEREETRGKGPRARIERAATSDRKGRAVSVEKIVPVRRAEEPATTRNARRFRAERTEGEERPARVSGERKERFERSERAPRREGEGRPPRRDGAAARPRAGERTERFDRGERRGSSFGAGEGPRRERAPRREGEGRPPRREGTAARASSGERTERFDRGERRGSGFSAGDGPRRERAPRREGEGRPPRREGAAARASSGERTERFDRGERRGSSFGAGDGPRRERAPRREGEGRPPRREGAAARASSGERTERFDRGERRGSGFSAGDGPRRERAPRREGEGRPPRREGAEQRPRGERTERFDRGERRGASFSAGDGPRRERAPRREGEGRPPRREGAEQRPRSSERTERFDRGERKNAGAAKSFGAGKSFGAGKSFGERKSFAGKGAGKRFDSGEAPRRERAPRKEGEARPPRRDGDGERRGPPRSGAGKGPGRAGPGRGAPGRGGPGGKGPRKPSGAPRKPR
- the rsmD gene encoding 16S rRNA (guanine(966)-N(2))-methyltransferase RsmD, yielding MRIVAGSFRGRVLKTPQSQAIRPTSDRLRESVFDILAHAYDDPVPGARVVDLFAGTGALGLEALSRGAGKILFIDDGAEARALLRANVEALGAGGVTRVFRRDATKLGLAPPGELFTLAFLDPPYGRDLATRALRSLVEGGWLAERALIVIEEAADAPLSLPEGIVEEERRRYGDTQIVVARRS
- a CDS encoding nucleoside deaminase; its protein translation is MTDPLTAAFDAAREAFAANEVPVGAAIARNGEIIAVAGNRTLRDKDPTAHAEMLAIRAACATLGSERLADCDLYVTLEPCAMCAAAISFARIRRLYYSAEDLKGGGVDHGARFFSLKTCHHVPEVYGGLRESEAAELLRAFFQARR
- a CDS encoding UDP-N-acetylglucosamine 1-carboxyvinyltransferase, translating into MAHLIVHGGRPLSGRIIPSANKNAVLPILCATLLTREPLRIHGVPEITDVKKILELFRTLGSDVRMDFATGLLELRHEDTRFDPSIHRLPAEMRSSIMLAPPLLARFGVARIEDDVKGCTLGAREIDPHIEVLKSFGATIERSDDSLVIRSDGPLRATRHWLDYASVTTTENFVLCASLASGQSKLNNAASEPHVQEFCAFMETLGARISGIGTSQLTIDGVDSLSGGEFHLTEDFHEVATFLALGAITGGGVEVKNSAPDQFPLIDRTFAKFGVHVVHEDGWSKTKANGPLKVAEPFTRNVLQKVEAAPWPYLPVDLLPIFIALGVKAEGSVMFWNKVYDGALGWTGELSKFGAHVFLSDPHRLIAFGGKPLVPAQVESPYIIRVAIALLMLAASIEGRSMIHNATPIKRAHPRFVENLRMLGAEVEWTGGD
- a CDS encoding TadE/TadG family type IV pilus assembly protein; amino-acid sequence: MTTKRRRGASARAFFRNDAGQVAILFGLMGFAILTGVVGGVDLMRLYQARQKLSETALMACQFATRPSVVALVSGTNVTAYSSKVNAYIGNAIGAQRLGVALTNTAPFSYSGSGAADVTLSTNVKTAFSKFLNATQFKISATSHCFDTIATIDQPPSSTASATVLTETFGVTGCTGSSACGYLYAAPGTKVAIGTWGYTVSTPTNVSSSTVGYTGSTGVKWVILGHCLEVDSKVYSNAVPAGAFNTAELDCDNGSGTGGNSSISTMQYLAGGNYELRYFYNSRVKYPNYDPTYICGSTASDVSFATSANSTYISNSTTTTSTGKLRTNQINVYLDANTSGTPPLHQTIDGAQNLGGSNLIDVCVYSGNFDWVERSVRIYVNTPGNYWLSFAADGAGDSYGGAIADVRLCTGTCSGSVTDNFPWTASTVLFEDKFDSPTYSYSTSGAGAYINTSGNMTTSTGTSGSSSGWPNQTASGWGAAPINQLDYVMKSAIVGAQSVELGGTGTTAHRLISRGFLLDPGYYKVSYYYISDAKLPSLPTPLADPYCLSMPQTSSWSLPSGSVSNVTSRINASIAATAVDASSSYVGVFMSHGQLASTPVVGGALSSTTSYTNPDGTTTTTPTVAPDGVSLTSYNSAQVNPLIDLCAYATSWQTRTANVLVTKPGFYWLTFSSIGTTTEKFGGALDDVKLTALGGPSMSGAPSSYVKLPTPSVTPGSISTFSGFQIVNDPITVPASTL